A genomic window from Halogeometricum borinquense DSM 11551 includes:
- a CDS encoding restriction endonuclease, which produces MKGGHDPAEFAEHLSDAEVEAVTDSESEKVHLWGTSVDSKWQFVEGGDIALIYRDGRYIAQATVVRTRDDLDLAEHLWRTEGNPWDPESPWRYLVFLTGVAEIDVDVQSFNELVGYQDNYIPQGFSRVSDARIRDVEDAYESVETAVNELTGSGVRVHEFDEDSLQEESEEEQELGLGERIVAASRDGDQYEELEELVAKAFSRLGFEARWIEGGDDTDVEVTAPIHAVVEVKARSSGTLASPDATRIQGHKERHSADQAIVVAPGFTPAAIEDADRQGIVLLATDHLKALLERRDTYGIPPEALSTYLTEQGAFQDDRLDQIDDELRTRLGGTEDLLAVMEALQRADPEEGTADRLRLILKGMYNEERVPDQHVIEQSLNLLAHPSIQLAEYEEEQYQPTTTKENAEVLLRRFGNLITEASKSGEE; this is translated from the coding sequence GTGAAGGGAGGGCATGACCCAGCGGAGTTTGCGGAACATCTTTCTGATGCCGAAGTTGAGGCCGTTACTGATTCGGAGTCGGAGAAGGTGCATCTTTGGGGGACGTCAGTTGATTCGAAGTGGCAGTTCGTGGAGGGTGGTGACATCGCGTTAATTTACCGGGATGGGCGGTACATTGCGCAGGCCACTGTTGTTCGAACACGGGATGATCTTGACCTGGCTGAGCATCTCTGGCGTACTGAGGGGAATCCGTGGGACCCTGAAAGTCCGTGGCGGTATTTGGTGTTCTTGACCGGTGTGGCGGAGATTGATGTGGATGTCCAGTCGTTCAACGAGCTTGTTGGGTACCAAGATAATTACATCCCGCAGGGATTCAGTCGGGTGTCCGATGCGCGTATCCGAGATGTAGAGGATGCGTACGAGTCCGTTGAAACCGCAGTTAATGAGTTAACGGGGAGTGGTGTCCGGGTTCATGAGTTCGATGAGGACTCGTTGCAGGAGGAGTCTGAAGAAGAACAGGAACTCGGTCTGGGAGAGCGTATCGTTGCGGCGAGTCGGGATGGTGACCAGTATGAGGAGTTGGAAGAGCTTGTCGCTAAGGCGTTCTCTCGGTTGGGGTTTGAGGCACGGTGGATAGAAGGTGGGGACGATACGGATGTCGAGGTTACCGCACCGATTCATGCGGTCGTTGAAGTGAAGGCACGAAGCAGTGGAACGCTGGCATCGCCAGATGCAACGCGAATCCAAGGGCATAAAGAGCGACATTCGGCCGACCAAGCGATTGTAGTTGCACCTGGCTTCACCCCGGCAGCAATTGAAGATGCGGACCGGCAAGGAATCGTCCTCCTTGCAACCGATCACCTCAAGGCGCTCTTAGAACGGCGAGATACCTACGGGATTCCGCCGGAAGCACTCTCAACATATCTTACTGAGCAGGGTGCATTCCAAGATGACCGGCTTGATCAGATCGATGATGAACTACGGACTCGTCTTGGTGGGACTGAGGATTTGCTTGCCGTGATGGAAGCGCTTCAACGAGCAGACCCAGAGGAAGGAACCGCTGACCGGCTCCGTTTGATTTTGAAAGGCATGTACAATGAGGAGCGGGTTCCGGACCAGCACGTCATTGAACAGTCGCTCAACCTGTTGGCTCACCCAAGCATCCAACTGGCAGAGTACGAGGAGGAGCAGTACCAACCGACAACAACTAAGGAGAATGCAGAAGTCCTGCTCCGACGGTTCGGGAACCTCATCACAGAGGCCAGTAAGTCAGGCGAAGAGTGA